The DNA region GAATGCTCAGGAGGGCGGTAGAGGAAGGGAGAGAACGGGAACGAAAAGTGGGCGAGAGACTGGAGACAGTAATGGTATGTTTACGGTCCTTTTCCGATAGCTAATCCGGGCGCCAAGCAGACAAAGACTAATGCGGGAATAAACAAAACAGGAGAGCTATGGACGCGCAAAGGAGACACACGAACACACCAAAGAACtctgggagaaggagatccGTCGCGCCCGAAAGGAGACCTTCAAGACCCAGAGTGCCTTTGTCAAGCTTCAGGAAGAGCTCAAGAATTCTCGGAACGCCCACAGGTCGACCGAAGAGGAGCTTCATCGCGAAAAGCAGCTATGCTCTGAACGGGCACAGGACGCTTTTACCGCCAAATACCAGCTTGTAGCTCTTCAGAACCAACTTGAGCAGGCTCTCGAAAAGATCAAGACACTTGAGCAGGAACGTGACTCGCTCAAAACGATGGTCGAACAAGAGAAGCAGCTCCGGCTAgtggccgaggagggcaaACGCCCCGCATCCGACGACGAGAGAATTACGCCACGCAAGCGACCACGGACATCCTCCATcagctcatcatcgtccGATGTACCCGACTTTGAGGAGATCACCCGGAAatgggagtgggagaagcAGCGCGCCGACAGGGCAGTGCAGCAAGTGCAGTTCCTCGAGACCGAGTGCCGGTTGAGAGTCTGCGCCGCGGCCAAAGCCTTTCGTCGAAGCAGTTCAAGCCGGGGGAGCACAAGCACTAGTCGTCGATCCAGCCCCCGACGCAAACGACCCAGTCTCTTGAGAATCGCAGATGCCGCCGACGCTGTCATCATTGGAGGCAACGCCGAGCCGTCTCCTGATCTCGCCTCACCAAAGCGTTCCAAGACCGACATGCTcagggaggagctgggctCTCGGAATGACAGGTTCTTTACACCGGTTGAGCAACCTGTACGTTATTCTCGCACGCCGAGCGTTGACCCGCCAGATTTCGCGATGCTTGATAAGGACAGGACATCGCTACTGTCGTTGCTCGACGCCCCCCATAGAGAGGAGAGCCCAGCGTTGACGTTTAGCATTCCCACCGTTCCAGCACCCGCCCCAGCCGCAACAGTAAAGCAGGTTGTTCGGCAAGAAGAACCGGAATCGGATGTCGAGGTTCATAGATCGGTCCCGCATCCTGTGCCAGAGCCTGTTGTTCCCGTCCATCAAGAACCGTCCCCCCGTTCTGCCGCGCCTTCGACCGACCCTTTGCCATCTGTCAAGACCCTCAGCAACGAGCTACCAGCCCCTGCTCCGCGTCCTCACACCTCGAATTCGTTTCATCGGTTCCGGGAAgccgccgccaaagccgCGCTTACTGTTGTGACAACCACGACAAAGGTGCCACTCAAAGACGAGAACAAGGACCCGAACCTCGCTTCCAAGATCATGAAGAtgcaaaaagaacaacaaTACCAAACTCCCAACCGAGGGAATATCTCAGCCGGGAGTGAAAACGAGTGGGACAAGCCAAGCTTTGACGTGACGAACCCGGCGTTGACGCCCACCatgacgagggaggaggctctAGAGCAGATAAGAGATCGGAGAGTCCGGGCTAGGAGTGCCGGGCgttctggtggtgctgctggatcTCAGGGAACCCTGTCGAGGAAGGTGTCGACTGAGACGATGAAGAGTGGCAGCGGgccaagggggagggagcaggagaggagggatgtTAGTGTGCAGAGCGCGCCAACTGTCATGACGGGGAATAGGGAGCCCAGCAGGGGGGCGGTtgtgggggggagaagggtgaggggttgaagtACGACGATAAATGATTGGAAAGTGgcaagggagaggaggaggaggagtcagGATATGACATGATATCCCTTACTgtttgactttttttttgtcgGCTTCGGATTTGTATACACCCCTctcagcacacacacacacacacacacacacacatacacacaa from Podospora pseudocomata strain CBS 415.72m chromosome 3, whole genome shotgun sequence includes:
- a CDS encoding hypothetical protein (EggNog:ENOG503NXI2) encodes the protein MSMPSSPAGGGTTTTTPLQPMSHNQQRERDPALFSPTQTRGRGLTLGASTDNARDSSVHEKINQFNSLAVQSKQLERKTADAALKRAMLGREEAESEMRRYRDECRMLRRAVEEGRERERKVGERLETVMESYGRAKETHEHTKELWEKEIRRARKETFKTQSAFVKLQEELKNSRNAHRSTEEELHREKQLCSERAQDAFTAKYQLVALQNQLEQALEKIKTLEQERDSLKTMVEQEKQLRLVAEEGKRPASDDERITPRKRPRTSSISSSSSDVPDFEEITRKWEWEKQRADRAVQQVQFLETECRLRVCAAAKAFRRSSSSRGSTSTSRRSSPRRKRPSLLRIADAADAVIIGGNAEPSPDLASPKRSKTDMLREELGSRNDRFFTPVEQPVRYSRTPSVDPPDFAMLDKDRTSLLSLLDAPHREESPALTFSIPTVPAPAPAATVKQVVRQEEPESDVEVHRSVPHPVPEPVVPVHQEPSPRSAAPSTDPLPSVKTLSNELPAPAPRPHTSNSFHRFREAAAKAALTVVTTTTKVPLKDENKDPNLASKIMKMQKEQQYQTPNRGNISAGSENEWDKPSFDVTNPALTPTMTREEALEQIRDRRVRARSAGRSGGAAGSQGTLSRKVSTETMKSGSGPRGREQERRDVSVQSAPTVMTGNREPSRGAVVGGRRVRG